The genomic region tggattatctgatgacatcactacaACCTGCCGATGTCCTGTGTTGAGTCCTCACCTGCTCCTCTGCCTGGCGTCTCTCTGACGGGGGGCGGCGGCCTGTTGACGCCCTGCTGCGTGGGGGAGgcggggggaggaggaggggcgggGCCTCGGGTTGGGGTGTGGCCTCCTGGTGAGGGGGCCGTCCTCTTGTTGCTGAGGGAGTTGTGACGCTGCGGCAGCTCGGGTGCCAGCTCGCCGCCAACTGTCGGGCCGTTAGCGATGCGGTAAggtggagggggcggggccagggaggaggaggaagaagaggcgGGGTTTCCTCCTGAGGTGGGAGGGCGTCTGCTGTTGCCAGGAGACGGAGGAGGTTTGGAGGGGAGGGGTGGGGTGTTGTTAGGTGTTGGGGGGAGGGGCTTCTCCCTGTtgtaagaggaggaggaagtgggaggggagggggcgtTGCCGCGGcgacagagaggagggggtggaggaggggcagAGGAGGAGTGCTTCATGCtggtggagggggaggaggctgcagaggagggggaggaaggggagggagaggaggacagGTTGGGCAGAGAGGGACGCTGGGAACGACTCGTTTCCGTCGGTGACAGCGCCTGAGGGGAGGGGCTCTCTGTATCGTCATGGCGATGGCTGGGGGGGCGAGGCGCTGCGGCCCGCGTGGAGGGAGAACGTCCAGAGGAACCGTCTGTGAGGAAACATGGAGGCATTAGAGTCAATGACGTGATGAATTACAATAACAaataatatatacataaataacaaaacacaaaaacaaataaatgtttaaaaaatgtgacaaaacactgaaacataaaagatgttaaaaaaaaacagtaataataaattcaaaaacaataaaacaacaaaaaaacagtgaattttaaaaatcaaatgaaaaaaagggaatacaattaaaatgtaaattaatagtagaaataaattaaacctactccaagacaacaacaaaagataaaaaatgaaatgtaaaaaaatctaTTAGTAAATATATGGtaagaattaaaaaatatttaaaaagtaaacaaataatagaattacaaaaacataaggaataaaaaataaaactataaatacaattaacaattaaaaataataaaaataaaactataaacaataaaaacacaaaaatgatcccaaaaataatgaaaacacaactttaaTAGAGATAAATGTTTCTattataataaaacaaacactttttatcATATTACAAGAGCAATAAcagaaaaaactaaaattaatgtcTTCACCTCCGACGGGTCTCAGTTTGGGGAC from Epinephelus moara isolate mb chromosome 18, YSFRI_EMoa_1.0, whole genome shotgun sequence harbors:
- the wipf2b gene encoding WAS/WASL-interacting protein family member 2b isoform X2; the encoded protein is MPIPPPPPPPPGGPPPPPTFSQANTSPPKLSREEAKGRGALLSDICKGAKLKKVAVVNDRSAPLLDKPKGGGAATGGANGSAAGSPSGSVPPIGGLFTGGVPKLRPVGDGSSGRSPSTRAAAPRPPSHRHDDTESPSPQALSPTETSRSQRPSLPNLSSSPSPSSPSSAASSPSTSMKHSSSAPPPPPPLCRRGNAPSPPTSSSSYNREKPLPPTPNNTPPLPSKPPPSPGNSRRPPTSGGNPASSSSSSLAPPPPPYRIANGPTVGGELAPELPQRHNSLSNKRTAPSPGGHTPTRGPAPPPPPASPTQQGVNRPPPPVRETPGRGAAPPVPAQPSSLRAGGREAPPPPPYRTHGSPSLSSDPPARGKPPPPPTRTPAAPPPPPPPLRNGHSSSSSIPRSFVDDFESKYSFHPLDDFPPPEEYRHFAKIYPSKANRVMRGAPPLPPVGR